The Pygocentrus nattereri isolate fPygNat1 chromosome 17, fPygNat1.pri, whole genome shotgun sequence genome window below encodes:
- the LOC108412328 gene encoding olfactory receptor 1M1-like, protein MSTLNSSLLQNMSFVRPEYFYISGFSGIPFTNYYFIFLFFTYIIAVFGNSLVLIMIVTDRSLHIPKYIGIFNLALADFGETNALIPNLMKTFLFDSQYISYNACLANMFFVFFFNNVQALTLVVLAYDRFIAIRLPLRYHAIVNNSLMTTALMAIWTFCTALVGSTVVLITRLSFCKTHVIKSYFCDYGPVYTIACNDNTINSVMAKICTVLFVYVPLIAITISYLGILLSLSKITTWAGRFKALKTCVSHLLVVGICFLPVLSTYIAALTFSLHPNARIVSTSLSSALPPMLNPIMYVLNTKEFKDLLFKMLKKRFSIRADK, encoded by the coding sequence ATGAGCACCCTGAACTCTAGTTTATTGCAAAACATGTCGTTTGTGCGCCCTGAGTATTTTTACATCAGTGGATTTTCTGGAATACCATTCACCAACTattacttcatttttttgttttttacttatATCATTGCTGTGTTTGGGAACTCATTAGTACTTATCATGATAGTGACTGACCGAAGTCTGCACATTCCTAAATACATAGGAATCTTTAATTTAGCTTTGGCAGACTTTGGTGAAACAAATGCCCTGATTCCCAACCTAATGAAGACCTTTCTTTTTGATTCACAGTACATATCCTACAACGCTTGTTTagcaaacatgttttttgttttcttcttcaaCAACGTACAAGCTTTAACTCTTGTTGTCCTGGCATATGATCGCTTTATTGCTATACGCTTGCCCTTGAGATACCATGCCATTGTCAATAACTCCCTCATGACTACAGCTTTAATGGCAATATGGACATTTTGCACTGCTTTGGTTGGCTCAACAGTAGTTCTGATCACTCGACTTTCCTTCTGTAAAACACATGTGATTAAAAGCTACTTTTGTGACTATGGGCCAGTTTATACAATTGCTTGTAATGACAACACCATAAATTCTGTTATGGCAAAAATTTGTACAGTGCTATTTGTCTATGTACCCTTGATTGCTATAACTATATCATATTTAGGCATTTTGCTTTCATTAAGCAAGATTACAACGTGGGCAGGACGGTTTAAAGCGCTTAAAACTTGTGTCTCTCATCTGTTGGTAGTAGGAATATGTTTCCTCCCTGTATTAAGTACATACATTGCTGCCTTAACCTTTTCTCTTCATCCTAATGCTAGGATTGTCAGTACATCACTATCAAGTGCCCTTCCACCCATGCTAAATCCCATCATGTATGTATTAAACACAAAGGAATTTAAAgacttattatttaaaatgctcAAAAAGAGATTCAGCATAAGGGCCGATAAGTAA
- the LOC108412335 gene encoding olfactory receptor 1M1-like, producing MSNVNSNVLQNMSFVRPEYFYIGGFSGIPHVNYYFIFLFFTYFIAVFGNSLILIMIVTDRSLHIPKYIGIFNLALADFGETNALIPNLMKTFLFDSQYISYEACLANMFFVFFFNNVQALTLVVLAYDRFIAICLPLRYHAIVNNSLMSVAVMAVWSFCMGLVGMTVALITRLSFCRTNVVKSYFCDHGPVYIIACNDNTINSVMAKICTVLFIYVPLIAITVSYIGILLSLSKITTWAGRLKALKTCVSHLLVVGICFFPVLSTYIAALTFSLHPNVRIVSTSLSSALPPMLNPIIYVLNTKEFKDLLFKMFKMKYSLRAQVLSK from the coding sequence ATGAGCAACGTGAACTCCAATGTATTGCAAAACATGTCGTTTGTGCGTCCTGAGTACTTTTACATCGGCGGATTTTCTGGAATACCGCATGTGAATTattactttatatttttattttttacctattTCATCGCTGTGTTTGGGAACTCATTAATACTTATCATGATAGTGACTGACCGAAGTCTGCACATTCCTAAATACATAGGAATCTTTAATTTGGCTTTGGCAGACTTTGGTGAAACAAATGCCCTGATTCCCAACCTAATGAAGACCTTTCTTTTTGATTCACAGTACATATCCTATGAGGCTTGTTTggcaaacatgttttttgtgtttttcttcaaCAACGTACAAGCTTTAACTCTTGTTGTCTTGGCGTATGATCGCTTTATCGCCATTTGCTTGCCTTTAAGATATCATGCTATTGTAAATAACTCCCTCATGTCTGTGGCTGTAATGGCTGTATGGTCGTTTTGTATGGGTTTGGTTGGCATGACGGTGGCTTTGATCACTCGACTTTCTTTTTGTAGAACTAATGTGGTAAAAAGCTACTTTTGTGACCATGGGCCAGTTTATATAATTGCTTGTAATGACAACACCATAAATTCTGTTATGGCAAAAATTTGTACAGTGCTATTTATCTATGTACCCTTGATTGCCATAACTGTATCTTATATAGGCATTTTGCTTTCATTAAGTAAGATAACAACATGGGCAGGACGACTTAAAGCCCTGAAAACCTGTGTCTCTCATCTTTTAGTAGTAGGAATATGTTTCTTTCCTGTATTAAGTACATACATTGCTGCATTAACATTCTCTTTACATCCCAATGTCAGGATTGTCAGTACATCACTATCAAGTGCTCTTCCACCCATGCTAAACCCTATTATTTATGTGCTAAACACAAAGGAATTTAAAGAcctattatttaaaatgtttaaaatgaaatacagtTTAAGGGCCCAGGTTTTATCAAAGTAA
- the LOC108412331 gene encoding olfactory receptor 52K1-like, with translation MNFSTNASNGTETFDEGFYLIAFNTLGNKNYLILTLVLIYLITLLCNLILLMVFLMNSSIQNPKFLAVCNLAVVDISINSVIIPQMVPVFVFNLSRITFETCFSQMFFLHFFGDMESFSLALLAYDRLIAICFPLRYPYINTNLRMGLIIAGLWFLVFLLEIFPVTLASNLPYCRSRVIQSCCCEHGPVYVLACGDTSLNKRLATAKSLVVLLGPLTFIILSYAVVVFTVLQIASATQRWKAFHTCLTHLVLVLIYYVPVILAYILGNMRLVQSKDLYTAILTVSVTLPPMLNPIIYSLKTEELRDKVLKFLMQQKVTPQLQIH, from the coding sequence ATGAACTTTTCAACTAACGCCAGCAATGGCACAGAAACATTTGATGAGggattttatttaattgcatttaACACTTTGGGCAATAAGAACTACTTGATACTTACATTGGTATTAATCTACTTGATCACTCTGCTATGTAATCTCATCCTGCTGATGGTGTTCCTAATGAACTCCAGCATACAGAACCCCAAGTTCCTTGCTGTCTGTAACCTTGCTGTAGTGGATATTTCGATAAACAGTGTTATCATTCCGCAAATGGTTCCTGTGTTTGTATTCAACCTCAGTCGTATCACTTTTGAAACATGCTTCTCTCAGATGTTCTTTCTGCACTTTTTTGGTGACATGGAATCCTTTTCTCTTGCCCTCTTGGCCTATGATCGCCTGATTGCCATCTGCTTTCCTCTGCGCTACCCTTATATCAACACCAATCTGAGGATGGGTCTCATCATAGCTGGGCTTTGGTTTCTGGTATTTCTGCTTGAAATTTTCCCAGTAACTTTGGCCAGCAATCTCCCCTACTGTAGATCAAGAGTGATCCAGAGTTGTTGCTGTGAGCATGGCCCAGTTTATGTTCTAGCATGTGGAGATACCTCTTTAAACAAGAGACTGGCGACTGCCAAGTCTCTGGTGGTTCTGCTTGGTCCTCTGACGTTCATCATTCTTTCTTACGCTGTTGTGGTCTTTACAGTGTTACAAATTGCATCTGCAACACAACGCTGGAAAGCCTTCCACACCTGCCTTACTCACCTGGTCCTAGTCCTAATTTATTATGTGCCAGTGATCCTGGCTTACATACTGGGGAATATGCGATTGGTGCAATCAAAAGACCTTTATACTGCAATTCTGACAGTATCTGTTACCCTCCCACCCATGCTGAACCCGATCATATATAGCTTAAAGACTGAGGAACTGCGAGATAAAGTACTAAAATTTTTGATGCAGCAAAAAGTGACTCCACAGTTGCAAATTCATTAA